The DNA window TAAAGTATAAGTATGCAgtcatttattattaaaaacaaacaaaaaaatactccGACCTGGCCGATACCACACAGCTGTATTTTTGGATATGTACcgagagctaaaaaaaaaactgtattggAGCTATACTAGAGGTCAGTAAAATGTGGCTTAACATATTCCACTTTTCTGCTCCAAAATGGACAAATGGAATATTCCATATCATTTGTCTTTCCTCATGCCTTTACAGCAAAAGAAAGGCGGAGGCCTTTCCTACAACTCCACGGTACCTCTTACCCAATGCTCGGAAAAGCTTGTTCAGCTCATTCTCCATGAGTATAGTATCCTTCATAAACAACAAAGAAGTAAAACAAATGCCTGtccaatgtcattgttttctttGAGCGACTACTTCAGAAATCTTTAACGCTGAAGTCCTCTTTAGGGAAGATAGCACGCCCGACGAGTTCATCGATGTCATCGCCGCGAACAGAGTTTACATGCCCTGTCTATATGTAAGTTGTCTTGAGTTCCCTTTCAAAGTTCACACTTCTCATCTACATATTTGACCCTATGTATTTCAACCAGGTGTACAACAAGGTGGATCAAATCTCAATTGAGGAGGTGGATCGTCTTGCTCACAGACCTAACAGCGTTGTCATCAGGTCAGCCATCTTACTCCACTGTTGTATGACAAGTTAGCTGATAACTGACTGCTCTTATTTTACTAGTTGTGGGATGAAGCTCAATCTGGATTATCTTCTAGAGACGTTGTGGGAATACCTGTCTTTGATTTGCATTTTTACGAAGAAAAGAGGGGGTACTGTTATATTACATATCTCTTCCAAATCCTATCTGCTCTCATTTTTGTcaacatttgtttatttaccTATTTATCTTTCAATTCTGGTCCCGTTAGAGCGCCCAGACTTCAATGACGCCATCATCATGAGAAGAGGAGCAAGTGTAGAACATGTGGTCAGTCAGCTCTTCCGAAACTACTGCAAGGAACCATATCATACTTTTGGTTGCATGTAGGTCAACATTACGTTGTGTTTGTCTTCTTACAGTGCCATAGCATCCACAGAACCTTAGCGAGCCAGTTCAAGTACGCGCTGGTTTGGGTATGTACTTGTAATACATTTATTATTGTGTTAGACTCTGGGGACAAGCTTTTGACAAAATTTTCTTAATTACTGGTGATGTGTCCCACCCGTGGCTCTGTATATCTACCATTGCAATTAATTATTGAGGCCATCTACATGTTGGTTAATTGAATTCCTACATATGTTAACCATCCACCTCggataattttttttccctttacttATACATTCTCCCtatgattttttaatgtatttttgttgatACTTTAAATGTCActgtcattttgtattttttatacttTATGAAAATtactattcagttttttaaaatttttattaatacatttttgatattttcttcTATTCctgtttaaaaactatttttaaaatagaattttctaattttcatttgtattttttcttataaatgttCTATGTTAAACTTTTTGGCTCGATTTTAACAAAAGTATCCCCAAATTTTATGTAAGGGTTACTATTACAGCTTTAGTTTCAACAAAGCAGTaagttttttatcttttttttgcaaattaatTGTGCCCTGCAAAATCAATTTGCAAATAACTTACacttaaatattcagttttacaaaatagaatatgtatttttttgcaatattcttatacctctggattattttgttgcttgccTTAAATCATTACTTGCTATTGACAGTTCTAGACCTCTATTCCTtttcaactgggaaggctggtTTGCATGAATAATCTGTGGTACTCGTTTGCAGGGAACCAGCACAAAGTACAGTCCTCAGAGGGTGGGCCTGACACACATCATGGAACACGAGGACGTCATCCAGGTCGTCAAGAAGTAAAATGATTCTCACTCATTTTGGACAGTCTGCGAGAGCTGTCACTGGCATTAATATGAACAGCAAAGGTATACTTAGACATGTTTGCAGTATAAGTGCGCCAACAAATCTCTTCATATTATTACAAACAGATTTGAGTTATGCCGTAGtcaattcatttacattttaattattcaacaaaaacatgcattgaatAAAGTTCACATAACTTTAACaccaaacattttcttttatcatttacacatttattaatttttcccTGTGTACTGTTGTTGTGATACTAAATTGTGCAACTCATTCTCAATCTGCCCCCCCAAGATAATCTATAACGCAATATCATTCTGATATTacatagattttttattttatttctaatgAGCACTTCCAGTGCCATTAATGTTGAGATATGTTGAATCAAGTGGCTCTTAAAAAACTATATTAAAGCTCATAAAATGAGTTAATCTGTAGATGTCCTATCTATTTGAATTGAACACACAAACGCACGCACACTTAAAATGGATTCGATCGCAGTCAAGTGAGTTAAGAAGGAAAATGCAACAATATCATCCATTATTATCAAGAGTAGTGCAAAATCAATACCCCAAATCCATAGGAGGTGAGCCATAAGCACTCTAAAATTAACAAGAAAGTGACctaattaactcattgcttgcCATTTGAACAACTACACGTTAAATAATTTTGACTGCGAGGGGTGAGTGACTATTCACCCCAAtggtgaaaaaatggatttgatgtttaACGCCCTTAAAGACAGCCAATGGTTTCCTGGGAAAATTCAAAAATATCACTTATTACAATCAGTAGTAGTGCAGAATCAAACTTACTTGATTTCATCTCACTAAGCATCAAGTTAGAGCTTCTCATCTTGAAATGCTTCCTCCCTTATCTCCTCACCCTCTACCATGACCACTAAACTGGCTGTCCTTTTTTCTTAACTCCGGGCCAATGCACGTGTACACAAGCACAATGGCAGCATTAAAAATTGAGAAGCATGTCATGgatgaagaggaagagaagTGGGATACACTTATCCAAACAGACGGGGGCTTCTGGAGTCCCCTCTGTTTTCTTTCAAGATGTTTACTACTTCAAGATGTTCTCTTCATGTGTTCTGGTCCCGAACCATGGACTGAAAGCCTTGGAATAACCCGACGGGGAAGAGCGGAATGATGGAGGCCTAACTGTCGGGGGCAAGAAGACAAACAGTTATGGAGGACAGTGTGCATTGTGTGAGTAGAGCAGACACTTGATGCCTCTTGATCACTGTGCGCCCGTCTGGTGGCAGTGAACACAGGCTATTATTGCACTCTTTCATTGATTATCTAATCACATTTAGTTCTGTTCCACTGTTAAGAGCAGAAAATGTAATTTCAAGGAATGTTCTAACGCAATCGTTTGATGTTTTCAGACTTTTCTAGTCTACTATATAAGCAATTAAAGTAATGAAGTCTGTTGTACAGGAAAAAACAAAGTAGAGACATGAGCAACATACTGCCCATGCCATTCTTTAATTAATGCTGTCTTCTGAATTATATTCTGGTTCATGCGTGATTCTGTTGGAAACAGCTTATCAGAGTTAAAAAGAGTAAGATTTAGCCAGAAGAGGGCAGTCCTTTATATATTTAGGGCTTCTGCTCGTATCTGCATGTTGACATTTCTTTCATGTTTCGTCTTAGTTACTCtttcattcaatttttgtaccacttatcctcaaaagggacGCGGGGAGTGCTgacctgttgatttggggtaaTTTTCTGATGATTTTAGGCATTTTTAGGTAATTTGATGTACATTTTGGGGCTATTTGATGagtgtttttaaatacataatggGAAACACTGAGCACTAAtactaatattaaaaaaaacatttctggattttttttattagtatagtatcgaaaatatcattttttctcgcatataagccgtacccttaaaattgccttaaaatcgtttaattttacaaacctctcgtataagacgcccccgattcacaattttcacctccatattcatggttttaatagggagtacaaatgtattactctgaagggaaaatcttaagaaaaatcatcgcacgtggtatttctgagatactgtataaatcaattgctggattgcacattcctaaaggttgttgcctgcatgtagacaaattcaaaaaggaagtcacgtgaacagtacaaccaggaagtgtgtccgtagcggtctggtttgtcatccctgggtatgatggcggcgccctgagcgagcaatggcaggcacaagtgagttttttttaatgttttatgcaagatatgttttatttttttcttgaatttcattcatagacctcaaaataaatttgtcttgcgttatggcgtttcgttcTTGTCACTTTGcaattttgtgcatgtcaagtctaatttgtgcgcgtataagccgtaccctcgattcagtcataattttttttagcgacaaatatggcgtatatgcgagaaaatatggtatatccAGTTGAAAATTTGATTATGTTGACAACAAAACATATGATGAAAGATGCTATTTAATGCTGAGTGCTCCAGAAATTACATTCCAAAGTTTCATACAATGCCATTGAGTCATTGTTTGTGCAACATGCGAGGAGAGCACACTTTTATGACATAACTGTTGACATAGTGCAAATGTGGCACAGTGGTGTTGTGCTTCTGCTTCAGCTGGCATTTCGAGAACTCTAAATAAACTCATTAATAGTCTTTGTTTACTCACCTTTCATCACAAACTATAATAGGTTTGCAATCGAGAAACAAGGCTTGAATGTGGTCTGCGCATGCCATTGttaaatcaactttttttttacagaccCCTGATCTTTACCAAACATCTTCAATATTGGTAAAGTATTGCTACACTCTTAGTTGGCTGTCTGCTGATTTAGATTAGATCTTATAAAAGTAATCATCATGGACATGCAGTACCTGTACCTTTCCTATTCGACACTGTCAATTAGGGCTACCTCACGGTAATAGTTATCGCAGGATTTGGCGGTACACGAATTATTGATACATCGCTTAGAAAATCCATCCACGCTATTTTACTATGCAATTACTGACTCCCTCGTAAGGATGAGCAGCTCgatagatgaatgaattaactattaactcattgggtgccattgatgatgctatatgtccaatccattttgattggaggGGCTGAATGTGATTGTTCGATTGCTGCCAGTCCTCTGTCGGTAAAAAAACAGGAATCATTCAATGCTAGCTATCACAGTTCAAGTAGATTTAtaatgtctatcactgtcagtggcagtgaatttaaggggaaaacaagctatttctaaatggaaaaaaatactctttTTGCACCTCGTAGACAATCCTtcaaaaacaattgttttttcacAGACTTCAGTACAACACTAAGTTTTAATAAATACAGCACAATATAATTGgtacttttttaaacaaacttattttttcaattctttTGTAATGGAAATTTTCAGTATGAAGCACCTTTTTAGAATGGTATATCGATTATTGGGCAATCCTATCGATAACAATCCATTCATGCTGTGAACTGCTCATCCTCAAGAGGGTGGGggaggtgctagagcctatcccagctaacaacgaGCAggaggtggggtacaccctgaactggtcacCAGGCAATAACAAGGCACATATATAGACTAAGGACCATTCACGCATACACTCACACTTACGGACAATTTGGAATCTGCCTATGTCAGGGgtaggcaaaccggtcctcgagagctgctgtgggtgcaggtttttgttgcaaccgatccagcaaaggcgctttgaccaatgagatttctgcagaaaacaagaatcacctgactgcaatcctctgattgcacttgcaggacaccggattggtgaaaaggtggcctctttgtgggttggaatgaaaacctgcacccactgtggccctttgtggaatagtttgcccacccctggcctatgtcatgttttggggataggAATAGATGGGAAAGGatggaaccctcaatctcataactgtgaggcggacatgctaaccactccccaCGTTACCTTATATCGATaaccattcattaattttccgtactgcttatacTCATAAGTGTCGCGGGGAGTGCTAGGGTTTGAATCtgcgatctcagaactgttaggccaacacgctaactaCTCTCTTATCAATAACCAATTGGGATAAAAAGtattttgatatattaccaTATCAAtgggccacccgatggtgcagtggttcttccgcctgacctTGGTTCGGGCAGTCTTGGTTCCATTCCCACTCGGTGGGAGTGTGAGggtttgtctgtctctttgtgtgccctatgactgactggagaccagtctagggtgtagtctgcctttcacccggagacagttgggttagacttcagcaacccctgcaactctttcaaggatgggtggtataaaagatgaatgaatgaaccataTCAATGTATTGTCACACCCTTACTATATGTAAATGTTCACATGGTGTGCCCAATAAAATGTGATGCTCAGATTATGTGACCAATTTATCTTTATATCATCAgtctgttgttgttttagtgTGTTTATTGCTTTCCTCTGTTTGTGTGACACAATACTTGACATGACACTTTTATTGTGACATTTTGACCATGCATCTGGGAGAGAGATGTCTTTTGGTGGTAAGTGTATGTGTGGTGCACTGATAAGTGCACACACAAGCGCCTTACAACCTGCTGATGGGGGTAGTGGGCTGGTGGGGTTCAGGCTTTGGTGTTGGCAACCAATGTGGGATAATAGCTTGTGTGTGAGTGTTATCTCACTGATCAACACACAATAGGTTTGTCCATTTGTTTACCCAGGAGACACATGTATAAGAGAGATTTGTTTACTCAGAAATGTAATATTGCACCACTAATGTACTGAATGTATTATGGGAGTTGTATGACACTTCTTATGAATGTTCAAAATTAATCTGTGGGTACacattgtgtgtttgtgtacatgTGTTTAGTAAGCTATAAAATGTGAGCAGATGTACCACGGAAGATCTCTGGGATCCAGGCGGACAGAAAAACACAGACACTGTGGGCACAGATCAAATGCTTCAACGGGTTGTGGTGCAGATTGACTGTGTTTCTGCATCAAGAGAAGGTAAGTCAAGAATattttaagtcttcttttctaaattcatctttttatttaaaattattgcatGCAGGAATAAGAAATGCATATATGGGTCACATATTTGGTTTATCAGTATGCTGCATACAATGACCCCAAAACCTGATAACACATTGATTTGAAAATTGTGACTTGAgaggaaacatattttttaaatttaatgaaTTGTGAATTAGGTGAAATTTTGTTCTGGTCAGAAATGAAAAAAGGAAGTGACAAGGaatgtaaagattttttttaactctttggctgccattgacggaacaATATGTCCAAATACATTTGAAGTAGGCAGTGGCAGAGAATGGTTGTTCATGTACTGccatcctcccacttcaaatggatagaaCATTTACTAGTGATCAACTCATTTAgaatcacagcagaaggatgaaaaaaaacaactaatttTGGGATGATTTTCATTGGTAATAGAAAATATTACACATTATTGTTTGTGAAGTATTTATGAACCTTGCTTTGACATATAGCTTTATAAATAAACTTGACCTAAAACTATAATGgcaattaaagtcattttgcttCTAAATgacaatggaatttttttttgtaatttccagtgaaatgaaaataaatacaatctcACTTTAAATGTGCACATCAGTCGACTATCTATTTTTTAACTAAGTTTAATTAGTGGTAATTTCACTATGTACACATTCTTTTTCATTCATGggctatttcttttaaaattacaGGTTAAATCCATTATTcaacattctttcattcatcttctgtactgtgcatcctcataagggttacgggggttgctgtagcctatcccagcttacttcgagtgaaaggcagactatgccctagactggtcgccagtcagctcgagggcacacaaagagacagacgaccattcgcactcacaatcatactgccagcAGCTGGAATCGAGCACACGTCTGCTCAccccaaagtcaggcaagtgaacccctacactTTTAGGCAGCTCCCATTATTCAACATGCAAGGAAAAAATCTTAGAGAACAAAACTTAATAGTTTCTCTTCTCCTTCATATTTATGAAGGGTACTTTATTTCAAACATgtctaaaacaaaaataataccaTACTTAGAAAAGTAGAATACTTTGAATACTAGTgaagaacaaaataaaaaaatattagctaATACATTTCACTAGATAAAAGCTAACGCAGGCTGAATTGCCTCAATTTTACCCATCTGCCACACGCGAGACGTCCCCACGTCTGGAAATGGGGTCCTGTCTAGCTTTACGGCACAACAAAGCggtattattaattttattatgtATACATTTTCTTAAACATTTCCCAGATTAGCACTTTccccaattttaaatccttgtgCTTATAtacaatcaatgttccctctaagctgcgcgcgtgcgcaattgcgcactactctcgtcttctctgcgcacagcaaatcatatggagcgcacaaaaggaaatcccatttttatttttttattttattttttagatgtgaggccgacgcgcgaaccactcatccaccgggtgggtcgcccattcatagatattaatcattacattttattattactaaataatttatgtgtagtagacatgcacctgcttatggcaggtgtgatactggtgtgtgcccatagcgagcaatgatgatgttgctcacaccggtactcagtgtgctcagggaggttgtctttctgcccagacaaacaaaaaattagagggaacattgtatacaatatataaatgtataatttCCAGACGTTACCCCATCTTGTGAGTCACAAACCGATCCTTCTCCAATCGCCTGTGTAAGGTCCTGACAAGATTAGTTCAGAGTCCATTAGGTGGCAGTGTAAATGTATGATTGAGAATATAACCATAATAACAAGAACTGAGGCAAATAGTTCAAGATTTTTATGTTAAAATTTTGAGGTATTAGTAGTACAACTGTATACCAGTAGAGCCCATGTCTTATTAACAGGACCATGTGTCCTTTATTGACCGTCAGCAAAATACACTGGCAGTAAATTTTAACACTTGAATGGAGTATAAAGGCTTATTAGAAACCCGAGACCGATCCCCTCATGCTGAAACACCCTTGCTCTGTCTGTGAAGATCCCTTCCCTTCTTTTCCCACATCATCGTTTATGTTCTCTATTCCTCTTCTACAGAATGTAGTTATTAATTCTCAAACTAAACTACTAGTTTTTCTTGTGCTATctgtaaatgtgcaaaaaatggATTGTTTCAAGGGCGAATTGATGACTCAGACTGTTGCTTTTTAGCAATTATTTATGAAGGTGTGCATGTGcttatgtgtgtttgtttgttcctTACTTTTTTGGACAGACCAACGATTGGTTTTGTGAGTAAGGGTAAATACTGAAGTAGAttcaattaatttgttccattttccaaaccgcttatcctcacaagaggcgcactcatacctagggggaatttagggtgtccaatcagccaactatgcatatttttgggtgtGGGAGTACCGCggataacatgcaaaatccacactggAAGGTCGAAACTCTTGATTacaaaactgtgaggcggacatgctaaccccTACACCACCATGCCGCCAAAGAGATTAAAGGATTAGAAATTAGATTAGAAATGTCAGTATCTGAACAGCAAAAtggattttaacaaaaatacgTTTATGAAGGATTATTATGGCATatgaaattaatgaatatattgtaatttgactttttgttgTGTGTTTGCAAGGAGTGTAGGACGtggctttttatatttttatattacttgtgtttttactgggaaaacgcactttgcggagtagcaccaccaatttcgttatacgcagctgtgtatgatgacaataaaggcttttgattgattgattgattgagtgtGTGTTTAGGTTCACAGtataaaatatttcttaaaatgtatTACAGGGTTTCATCCAAACATCATACAACTAATATAGTATTTCTTTGGGGTCAATGAACGAGAGAAACATACTAATCATTGGTTAAAAACACAccagttttgttgtttttgttttctaaatGTTTATATCTCAGTGTTAgttttttggttctttttttcctgtttcctTTAAATCAAACTTACCTGCTGCTCATTGTCTGTCATTAGCTTGTTAGGTCAACCTTAGCAAATGATCATACACCTGTTAGCAGCTAGATCTCTTTATTTTACCTGGCTGGCTTGTGGCCTttactgtgtgtatgtgtgtatcgtTGGTCCAAAGTGTTTTAATAGACAGAATATCCCAACTTGCCTTATACAGTTTTATAAGAACACCTAGGCATTTCTTGATATTTATATTTTGCGTTATATATTCCAGTCTCTCGTGATGATTCACATACAATGTCGGATTTCTACCACTTCTATTGTTGGCAATACTCTATTGTAAAagaatatcaaaatatttccTTTGTTATTATTACTGATTTCCTTTGAGAAGAATTAGCATGATACACGATgaattaatgtattatttgaCCGTCATCCATACAGAAAATAGCCCTTTGGTTTTATCCACTAACTATTTAACCTTCATCTGCTCTGTGTTATCTGGCAGTTAACCCCTGACACATGCCCGCATATATAGTATGTCAGTCGGGGAGTGTGCCAGGGTGGTAGGTAATGCTTTGTGATATATTTAGAGCAGCCTGCgattaatgttttatctacACTGTGTAGATAGAACACATTCCCAGTCATCAAAAATTCATCCCTGCCACTGAGATGACCTCCTTGAATATCAGCCCATCATGAGTGAATTGACATCATGCATTTTTCAATTAAACCTTGCAGTTAAAAAGAACCAAAACATTTTGGTTaagcatttgtttttgttaccaAGTCAAATTTTTATGTTTATTGTGCACATTCTGATAAGTcaatatgtaaacaaaaaattATTACAGCGTAAGCACAGCATTTACATATGGAAGACCTGTTGTCCAGAGAAAGGTGTTAATGTTATTGTATCAAATTATTCTAAAATTGTTGTAGAGGTTTGAGGTGGTTGTAGAGCATAATACTGTCATTTttcaccacttcgcggcttcaacattcgcggctacagtccatgtttttttttaatagtataaaaaaaagttcataaaaatgtcaaaatatatgctgaaactcacaagcggaagacaCTTGAAACCGGCACCGAAAAAGTAAAACGGCGGGTAGCAGGCGGTGGCCGTTATTTTTATCCCGAAATAGACCTTTCTGAGCGGACTGGATGGCTGGGAGACTCTGagggtatattttttttagaaatgtgaGCTCTGGGTGACCTTACGGTGGACACCGTTGCCCTAAACTGAAAATAGAGCTCGCTCAGTGGCCTGTACGGCCGGGAGCCTTGGGGTCGCGGAGCTGATGttggaatttcccagaaatgtttaAACGTCTAAGCTCCGGGCAATGTTACGGCAGAAGCCATCGCCCTTGTCTGAAAATAGAGTCCTGTGGGCGACTGAGATAGCTGGACGCCGCGGAGGAGCAAAGTGGAGGTTGAGTTTCCATTTAAGTCTGGGCAGCGAGCTGAAGCCATTGCTCtcatctgaaaatagagctctctggacGGGTAATTGACGGCTGGACTGTGTGGAGGAGCGAAGTAGAggtttaatttcccccaaaacaatgacgccaataaagatgaagaacgtggtcttagTACTCTCAGAAATCACAAGAAATTTTCTAAATGGcatgcagtttgcaacaactggtcctggagattgatgacaacatggtcagagccattgaatttggaaaTCATCTTGATAGtctcatgtccttgtacaaaagcatatttgtaccaaaaaagaaacagcggtcGCAACTCCCCAACATATCTTCCTTGTGTGCCGAAAACCTCTTGCAAAAGCTCTTTGTAAAAAGCTCCCCTCCGGCGCCACCAGGAAGTATTCTCACCATGAATACAGTATTTGAAGTATTTACactgtttttatatatagattatatttatatgttaacacattacagtcttttcatatgcttatagctgtaatatttaataaatacacttcttgataattgtactagtGTACGTActtttatttctgtataggtACAAACacgtagtatggtagtaataataggggtgatcctactttgcggtttttcgattatcgtgccgatgtctggtctacattatctgtgatattcgagggattactgtagtcataaACGAGTTGAAGCCCCGCACCCCTGCATAGTGTGTAACACCAAAGAAAATTGTTTATGTAAAGAAGAGACAATGAGCAACAAGGTGTTCCCAGTCAATGTCTGCCACTGGGACTAcaggtgtttgtgttttgaCTCTGTGTGGCTTCGCCTCTCAGACACAGTTTAGCAACAGCTCAGCCAACCTGCATTATTCATACACAAAAGAGTCCACAGATACGGTTACCCTGAGACAGTATAGTTGTTACATTAAGGTGCCCTTTGCAACAGGGGACACACGCACCACTCACCTAGGATGAAATTGCTGTGACCAGAGAATTACTAGGATCAGCAGGTGGTCACAAAGCTCAGACTGCGGGTGTGTGAACACATAAAACGGATAAGGAATGCACACTCAAGGGCTGGAATGCACTCCAAGATTTGCCATCAGTTCCCTTTGCTGAGGGAACATCTGATGAAGATTGCATAGGAATCAATATGAAAATGAACTGCTGGACTCATCGGATGCGATAACAATGGGAGTTGCACAAAGGACTACGCTCACCCTGTTACAGTGTGTTTTATTCTCTGTGTGACCCAGCAAATTTCATTCTATGTCTTCCAAGGACCaggatcatttgttttttttttgaatgctaTATTTGGATGATTCAGGGAACAGCAGGCAAGAAAATTCTATAACTGGCAAAAGTAACATTGTTTTCTAACATTACTTTGATAAATAATGTAGAATGTATATGTCTTGTGTTAGCGAAGAAATCCCTCAGATTATTTTAAGTACTTTTTGCTAAGGCTTGACAACAATTGAGGAAACAAGCACTCATGGAaaacaaaagtacatttttggaTTACAGACTGAATGACAGTGTTTCTTTTTGTCCAAGCATTCAAACATGATCTTATCAAGGAAAAGGAGAAATTGTAAGAAGAGTCTGTTTTGACACCAATCAGTTTGATCACACTGCGGCTACTTGTGAGTACTAGCTGAAATCATGCCATCCAAGAAAGCGGATGCAAAATCAGTTGCCAAGAAAGGCAAGGCGCAGGAGACAAAGAAGGGAGTAAAGGACACAAAAAAGACAGGAAAGGATGAGAAGAAAGGTGCAAAGAAAGTGGAGGagttaaaaaagggaaaggAGAAGGATGGTGGAAAcaaagaaaaggggaaaaagcctgTCAGTGAGTCAGAGGAGGAAtctgaggaagaggaagagaagatgaGGAGTGAAGAAAACAGTGATGAGAGTGAAGAAGTGGTTGCTAAAGTGAAGCCTCCGATTGACATAGATAAAGGTAAAGCAGTTgtaaaaaatgccattaaagtGAGAGCTGTGAAGGGTTCC is part of the Stigmatopora argus isolate UIUO_Sarg chromosome 14, RoL_Sarg_1.0, whole genome shotgun sequence genome and encodes:
- the drg2 gene encoding developmentally-regulated GTP-binding protein 2 translates to MGILEKISEIEREISRTQKNKATEYHLGLLKAKLAKYRSQLLEPSKSAGGKGEGFDVMKSGDARVALIGFPSVGKSTFLSLMTSTASEAASYEFTTLTCIPGVIEYKGANIQLLDLPGIIEGASQGKGRGRQVIAVARTADVVIMMLDATKGDVQRTLLEKELESVGIRLNSEKPNIYFKQKKGGGLSYNSTVPLTQCSEKLVQLILHEYKIFNAEVLFREDSTPDEFIDVIAANRVYMPCLYVYNKVDQISIEEVDRLAHRPNSVVISCGMKLNLDYLLETLWEYLSLICIFTKKRGERPDFNDAIIMRRGASVEHVCHSIHRTLASQFKYALVWGTSTKYSPQRVGLTHIMEHEDVIQVVKK